The following are encoded in a window of Onthophagus taurus isolate NC chromosome 3, IU_Otau_3.0, whole genome shotgun sequence genomic DNA:
- the LOC111429061 gene encoding U7 snRNA-associated Sm-like protein LSm11 — translation MAESDCVGVNSSEKCDKNSSDYDASLDFFSEKFDPLKALNTPGLKPPIPGAKIYDNVAKYESVVCKQIKTADRKKCKQTGDQGDKNVIAGNGLNERKWLPHQLPVAATPRNTKAKNNIFIKMENENGPLKILKECIDKRLQIKVITRHSHGIRGFCVGFITMFDKHLNITLEDVFEEWTRPKRRKIPVLNEEFAKMRISKKHPPIPEITIVEIDKVDKKKETCQRRLNGLLLRGENVVAVIVLRNLSG, via the exons atgGCTGAAAGTGACTGCGTCGGAGTTAACTCTTCGGAAAAATGTGATAAAAATTCTTCAGATTACGATGCGAGTTTGGATTTTTTCAGTGAAAAGTTTGATCCGTTGAAAGCGTTAAACACACCGGGATTAAAACCGCCGATTCCTGGCGCAAAAATCTACGACAATGTCGCTAAATATGAGTCGgttgtttgtaaacaaatcaAAACAGCTGATCggaaaaaatgtaaacaaactGGTGATCAAGgcgataaaaatgttattgctgGAAACGGATTGAATGAAAGGAAGTGGTTGCCACATCAAC ttcCAGTTGCGGCAACACCGAGAAACACTAAAGCGaagaataacattttcataaaaatggaaaatgaaAATGGTCCATTAAAAATACTGAAAGAATGTATCGATAAGCGTCTTCAAATCAAG gTAATTACTCGGCATTCGCATGGAATTAGGGGATTTTGTGTCGGATTCATCACAATGTTCGATAAACACCTCAATATAACTTTGGAGGATGTCTTCGAAGAGTGGACTCGaccaaaaagaagaaaaatccccgttttaa ATGAGGAATTTGCAAAGATGAGAATTTCTAAAAAACACCCTCCAATTCCTGAAATAACCATCGTTGAGATTGATAAGGTTGACAAGAAGAAGGAAACGTGCCAAAGAAGATTAAATGGGTTACTTTTAAGAGGTGAAAACGTCGTTGCTGTTATTGTATTAAGAAATCTTAGTGGTTAA